TGCGGGAATCGATCCAGACGCCGCGGCTGCTCTTGCGACCGTTCAGGTTCGACGACGCGGATGACATATACGCCTATGCCAGCGACCCGGAATGGGGACGCTTTCTTGCCCACGAGCAGCCCTACGAACGCCGTCATGCGGAGGCCTTCTTGGCCGAGCGCGTGTTGGCGAAATGGCGCAAGAATCCTGCCTGGGCGATGGAGCAGGACGGTCGAGTGGTCGGCGGGTTGAGCTTGTGGCTGGCTCGCCGGAATCGACGGGCGGAGATTGGCTACGAGTTGGCCCGGCGGCTGTGGGGCCGCGGTCTCGCAACCGAGGCTGCGGCGGCGGTCATCGACGAGGCGTTTCGCCTGCTTCCGATCCGCAAGGTGACCGCAACCGCGAGCGCAGCCAACGTCCGATCAACGCGGCTACTTGAAAGACTCGGCATGCAGCGCGAAGCCCTGCTTCGACAGCACTGGGTACATCGCGGCGAATCCCTGGATGAGGTTCGCTACGGGCTACTCCGTGAAGAGTGGCAGCCGCTAGCCGGGCCCGCTTCCACCGAGCGACGCGCTTCACGATGACCACCGGCGACTGGCCGCTGCTGCGGGAGTCGATCCAGACGCCGCGGCTGCTCCTGCGGCGGTTCAGGCTCGCCGACGCCGAGGACGTGTATGCCTATGCGCGGGACTCGGAATGGCGGCGCTTTCTCTTCACGGTTCCGCAGCCCTACGAGCGGCGGCACGCCGACGAATTCGTGGCGGCAAACGTACTCACCGACTGGCGCACCAAGCCGCAGTGGGCGATCGAGCGCGAGGGCCGGGCCGTCGGAACGGTCGCGCTGTGGATCCAGCGCCGGCATGAGCGGGCGGAATTCGGCTACACCCTGGCGCGTTGGCTGTGGGGGCGCGGCCTGATGACCGAAGCCGTGTCGGCGCTCATCGACGAGGCGTTCGCCACGCTCCCGCTGCGCAAGGTCGCCGCCCGTGCGCTTGCCCCCAACATTGGATCGATTCGAGTGATGGAGAAAGCCGGTATGCAATTCGAGGCGGTGCTTCGCCGGCA
Above is a window of Chloroflexota bacterium DNA encoding:
- a CDS encoding GNAT family protein, with the protein product MTTGDWPLLRESIQTPRLLLRRFRLADAEDVYAYARDSEWRRFLFTVPQPYERRHADEFVAANVLTDWRTKPQWAIEREGRAVGTVALWIQRRHERAEFGYTLARWLWGRGLMTEAVSALIDEAFATLPLRKVAARALAPNIGSIRVMEKAGMQFEAVLRRHFSHRDEVFDLVHYGLLRKEWEQRTGTARSKPGSQQ
- a CDS encoding GNAT family protein produces the protein MTTGDWPLLRESIQTPRLLLRPFRFDDADDIYAYASDPEWGRFLAHEQPYERRHAEAFLAERVLAKWRKNPAWAMEQDGRVVGGLSLWLARRNRRAEIGYELARRLWGRGLATEAAAAVIDEAFRLLPIRKVTATASAANVRSTRLLERLGMQREALLRQHWVHRGESLDEVRYGLLREEWQPLAGPASTERRASR